Part of the Candoia aspera isolate rCanAsp1 chromosome 1, rCanAsp1.hap2, whole genome shotgun sequence genome, TGGAAGTACAGTACTTTCAAGTATAATCATGAAGGTTGATTTACTGACTTCCAGATCAGTCTTTAGTTTCTTAATCATTTACGTGATAATCATTTGATAATCAGCCTAATCCATGTACAAGTTCTTTGTGAGGaagtgtcagccttgtgaggtagaccagatagggaacatgaccagatcagctaattctactttattgtaaggtcacattaacagaatcttgaaaatctgaaGGTACTTCTCTCCCCCAGTCCCCtcaaaactagggaaggtctcttctgagcctcttgccacacccacattcctgctgcaggccaAGCTGCCTTTTATCGgactgttcccttggttgcaccttattgccctgtctcccaaggctattcccatataccattataGGAAGGGTCCTTTGTATAGCTCTGGCAATTTGTGCTGTAGTATCTCAAATTGCAAACTGAAGTGGATTTATTATTAAACAAAGGTGATTACTGATCCCACTTGGAGAACCACTTCATGTGAACAAATTGCCAGGTCAAAACAACAGCATCCAGCCATGCTTTTTTAGAGCTACTGTTCTGCAAATAGCACATGTGAATTCACACATTCAAACTTTCATGACAAGGTCTTCATAACAATGTTTGCAACAATTCAATTAATAGTGTTTAATACTTTTCTAGCTGACATATGTTATGGCTAACCAAGAATTGATAGACTGGAGTGGGTTTCAAACATTATGTGGCATCTAGGCAGAGGTAAATAATGGCTCACATAACCTATGGCAACGGAAAGGGGTGAACCACTTCCACTAGAACAAACCATCagacagacaggaaacatgaagAAGATACTTGAAATGTCCTAAAGCAGATACTTTGTTCATACACATAAGAATTTCTGATTATTCCACGTTATGACTTGTGTGGAGAAAGAGAAGATATGATTCATTCTAAGTTTCATTTATTGTAATGAAGTATTCTTAACTGTCCTACtgaaattttattgtattaaattattttttatcatcTCCCTGAAGTCTTTTCTGGATTTTATATGGGAGTAATCCATGACTTGTAACACACAGTGCTTTGGAAGCCCCTTTCACATTTCTTAATGCCTGGCTAAAGAAACCATGTTAGTAGCCACTGCAGCAAACTGGAGCAAGCTTGCTTAAGAAATGGATAAGACAAAACCGCCCCTTCCCAGTGATTCTATTGACAAGGAACAGCAGGGGAACATAGCAACCTGGAATAAAATTGTGCATGGAATTATAAGTCTCTTACAACCCTTCTAGCCTCTTAACTGATCTTGGCTGGATTGTGTCCACAATGTGTGAACTTACTGATCATGAATATTTTTCTGCAATGATGCTTAGTGAAATAGCACTTTTCCACTCATTATCCTGATTAAAGGAGCAGGGAGCTGCCATAACAAAAgatctttaaaataatacataattgATAGCAAATACCCAGTTTCATTAAATCTAAAAGGTTTCTTTAGGTAGATATTAAGGTTAGAAATGTTAGGGCCATATTGACAGCATTGCTACAAAATTCAGTTCTAACTTTGGGAAGGAAGTCTTGGAGAACTATGATTAAAGAATCCTTGAACGAGAATTATGGTTAGGCAAAAGTGGGCCCATACTTGAACTAAATATAATTATTGGTCCCACTTGGGACAGAGTCCAATCTTCAATTTTGGGCAGAAATCCATATGAAAGCATGCATGACAGATGGCTGCCCATTTTGTTTGAACACTCCAATGAAGGGGAATTTGTTTTCCTATATTTTAATCCATTATTGCTGCTCTGGCATGACAGAATGGTTTCTCTTTCCTTGAGTGACATCTGCTCAGATACCTGAAGAGATACTCTCACATCATCCTTGAGTCTTCTCAAGACTAAACATTCTAATTATTTCAATCTCTCTTCACAGGACTTGATAtttagtcccctgatcatcctcactGGCCATTTCTGGACATGTTCCATGCTGTTTGAATTCTTCCAAAAGCCTACTGTCTAGAACTTAACACAGTACCTGTGGTGGGATCTGaccaatgaaaataaaatggaacaacTCTCTTCCATGATTTAAAAACTATACTTCTGTTTACAATATGTAGCCTAATATTACACTTGCCATTTTTGAAGCCACATCACATTGCTGACACTCAGTTTGCTATCCATCACTATTCCAACATATTTTTCAGAAGTACTGTTACCAGGCCAGGCATCCCTTGTTTGTACATTGTACATTTTGGTTGTTTTAGTGAATAACTTTGTCTTGTTAAATTTCAGTCAGCCAAAGAGCTCAAGTGGTGTCTGTACTGTATTCCTCTGATGCAAGAAACAAGAGCtctaacaaatttttaaaaataaatatttggactgACATATTCCTTTGAGCTATCTCATAGCTCTGGACTCTATATAGTCCAAAAGCTCAATTACTTTGTACAGAAaagtatataataaaaacatGTCTTAAATGGAAAACCCAGAACTGGATACCAATGAAGTAAAATTGTTAATTGTATTTCCTTTTCATGTCCTGTTTTTCTCTGACCTGTATGATATCCATTAACTACTATGGCAGATCACCAACTACTTGCAGAAATTACAATTAATGTTATAAtgagtttgaaaaaaaatctatctaaaaCCTGAAGGGTCTAGCATTTGATACTGTGTGTACATAATCAACCAAGTGATTATATCAGTAAGCATTGATTTGTCTTACCTTAAACTCCTCCAAGATTTTGTAACTTTTCCCATGGTATTCACAAAAGTTCTTTACTTCTTTGCATTCTGGACAGCAGCCATTGTGTTCTACTTTAGTACACTTTGGGTGGATTTTGGGACATTCTGGTTGGTCACAAACAGGCCCATCCTCGGTACAAACACATGGACAGTTGGAATGCCCAGGGAAAAAACGCTCCCCAAGTTTGTATACAAAACCACTGTCATCCACACATCCTTTCCCTCGATAGTCATCAAAAATcagattattatcattatttgaaATCTGATCACCTTCATCAGCAGGGTAGTCTTCATGGTTGAAAGCAGCTGGGGTGACCAAAGAAGGAATTAGCAACAGAAAGATGTAGGCTTCATGAATATGAAGAGCCATCCCCCTCCTGAGCTTCTGAATATGGTGCTAATATCAGATATGTATGGATGCTTCCATGGAGAAGTCAATATGATGCactgaaaacaaatattaaaaaaaaaaaaatttgaaacacattttttaaaatgtattttcccctACTCTTTTGTGACACATCCATCTGCCAAGCTTTAGCTCATTGGAAATCCTGTCTTCTATCAACTCCTAAGAAAGCGAAGTAAACTTAGTCCATATTTCAGTCCTCTCTATAATAGTATAACAAACTGGAAAGCATGTACATAACCTGGATAATCTTAAAGTTGCACAGGCTCATTTCTGTTGCCAGGAGCTGTTGATTCATCTTCATTTGGATGGCATGTGCCTTGTGCATTTCAGTATTATAGTCAAAAGTGAAATGGAACAATAGTCTCACCAAATGAAAGCAACAGTGCAAATAATTTCCTTGCCTTATTTTTGATTCAAGCTTTTCTTCAAATTATATATTGTTGCAACTAGAAAAGTATAAGAAAATGTTACTCACATTTGATTGGTCATTGTGCCTGTTAGTTAAGTAAGATGAACTGATGCGTCTTGATATTAGTCAGGTTCTAAGCTAATTAACATATTGAATATTTATAATGTAAACATTTGCAAACCGGATCTAGTTTAAATTTGGATGGCTTGCACATTGGTTACTTACAGATATAGTTGCTTTTGTTTTGTGCTAAATTGCTGTAAATGAGTCTTTCAAAGCTGGGACTAAGACCAAAGACATTTCTTCCAACCTAGTTCAACTGTCCAACAACATAATTATGTGATGTatttcatgaaaaataaagaGGTTAAAAGAAAGAGCATCCTGGAATTACATTTGATTTAAGATACTAATAGGTTTAATCATTTAAGCTAGCAGAATTTTTACATTGTATATTGTAATAGGTTCTTAGAACTGGTTTATGCTGGCTTTTTCTTAGAAAGACCTCCATTGTGCCCTCTAGGAGATTGATGTCACATCAAGATCCAGTAGTAGTTGCCCCTGCATGTCTTTGTTCACACTTGAATTTATTAGTTGATTTGTCTCCTCCTTTTACATtttcttgctctcttttttttagGTTTGGGGAATGGCACTTCAACAATTATGAATATACCTTACTCAATCTATGCAATTCAAATCTAATAGATACACGCAATTTCTCAACAGGCCATGTCACTTCAGTTTCTTATACATCCATATGTGCATGGAGAACCCATAATTTACACCATGGTTAATTTGAAATTGAAGGAAAGCCTTGCTCTTCTGTGAGACATTACTTCTATTCTGCTGCTTTCCTATTGACTATACTCAATAGTGTACCACTCACATTGGAGTGTACAAGCTTACAATACTCTTGTATCACTCCTCTAACCAAAGATTTGAAGAATGACATGATAGGATTCCCTCTCTCTTATGAATTtggacagaaaaatattttataataaaataattatttctaacaaaaattataataaaatgctCTAGTGTCAGGTGATACTTTGATTAATTGTATATGAGGCATGCAACTACAAATTAAGCAATATCCTTGCCTATTTTGCTTGTCTAATACTATGGGGCCAATGTATTAGTGGTTAATATTACACTACTGTAGAGATTCCAATAGCAATAGAATATGTAATTCTCGTACAGGCATATGCAAAATATATATgcattatttacatatttatagcaatttatttattatttcactgCCCAACAGAAATGGCTCAGAGAAAAAGGCAACCTTCATATCTTACAGAACTACTAAAACAATTTGGTTGACAAAGCAGGCTCTTAAAATGCTTCTATAAAGAAAGATTGGGTATTTCAAAAGCCTGCTGTCTCATGCTCTAGGTTATGATTTTACTACAATGGTAAATTTTACTGCACTTATGAGAGTCTTTGTTACaatcatagtattttatttctcagTGATACAAAATTGTTTAGCTTGTCTTTCAGATCTGAATAGACAGTAACTTGCATTCTACAGGTAGGCTTCAGTCTGCCATGCTTAAAACTGAGGAAACTTAAAAAATTATAGCAAATTCAAAAGAAGCTATTTATTATAAGGACAGCAAGGATCAATCAATTTAGTCAGGCATTTGAGTAAAAGCAAAACACATATCAGAAAGAGGTACAATATTTCTCTGCAGTAGTTGATCATCCAAAATATTTGCTTCCAATTTATAAATCTTTAttttgatagaaaataaatgggaTGATGAAAGCCCCTTGGttaaaaatcaaacaagcaaacatacacaatttagattttttttcctaataggaGATATTAAGGTAATATCAAATGCTTGGGAAGTCAAAATCCCTTTCTCTTGAAAAATGTGCACTTACCTACTCAGAGTGAATGGTAGGAAGAGTCACAAACCACAATGGATTCGTACTTCAGCAATGTAGTAGAAAAAAACTCTTCTTAATTATATTGGTAAGGGAGAATCTTGGAAAATCCTTTTTCCTATCACAGAAGGAAACCATATCACAGAAGAAACCCAGCAGATACCCAAGAGATGTAAGCTTTAACCCTCTGTTCAGAATTCAAAGCAATCAGTCATAAAAGGGTCCAACGATGAGATTGCTTGATACAAAATCAGagtccaaaacaaaacaataaaaacaaaatataaaggaaTCATTGTTCcaggtgtctttttaaaaatctccttatTTCCTTGGTTGCAGTCTTCAGGTCAAccaaacaataaaattaaaaaaaaaaatcccaccaaaTCACTATTTTCTGTATATCAGCAAAAAGGCACACAAGGGTGGAGAATATGCTATGCTTCCAGTTCGAGAAACAGCAACAGCATGCTAGAGCTCAGAGCCAATCCAGACTGAAATGCAGTCAGCAGCACCATCATGCTATGCTGCTTTCTAGGGGCTCTTCCCCAGATAAGCAGTGGGGTTCATGTGGCTCTTAATCACAATAACAACTTTCAGCAAGGTTCAGTATCCTGGATAGCAGCAGCTCAGCAGCTGTTCCTCCGGAGGGCATTCCATCAAGCAGTTGGAAACCTTCAGCACCACGGACAGCAGCCTATGACTCTCATTTTGCATCATGCAGGCAGAACGTGCCGCTCCTctgagcaaccccccccccccactccaatcCGATGCATCTGCTCAGTGGAATTAGATCTATCCTTAGACACTTTCCTTAAAGGTATTTTTTAATGCGTCTTAAATATTATCTACATCTGATGATCcccttcagttaaaaaaaactgctGATTTTCAAGGCACTAGGATCAGACTGCAGGACTACGTTACAGGAAGTGGAAGTAGGTAGACTGAAGCTTTCTGCATTTACTGAATGATTTGGCAAAGGTAACAGTCAAGGCATTGGTTTGATTCTTGCCTTGCTATCatgcagaattattttttcaTAAAAGTACCACATCCAGTACATGTGAGtctgtgtgtgcttgtgtatgtatgcatatttttTGTGTTACATGGAGAAATATTGagcacctcccccccccaaaaaaaacctcttttcagAGGCGGTAAcaagttaaatattttattattttcacaaaAGGAGACATCCAGTTACAGCTTTTGCTATAATAActtgaaaaggggtgggggtaggggtcCTCTGCAGTTCATGTTTTCTGTCATTAGATGTCAATATAAAGCTATTTCTCCAGGAAAATGGCAAATgatgtatattttaatgcatatttaaaGCCACAAAGAAAGATACAAGAaaaagttcagatttttttttccatttaagtaGGATATAGAGATTTCATATCTCATATAATTGCTTTATTTCAGATGTTTATTCCAGACAAGTGCATTATAAGCCACCTCCAGTGCTATGAGACTTCTCTAAATAGTGGTCTCAATTCCAAATACGAACAGTACCATCAGAACCCCCTGAAATTAGATGTTCTGCCTTGTGATCAAATATCACACTCTGAACTTCATCTTCATGGCCCAATAAGCTGGAAAGATGCCCCGATTTGAGCTCCAAAGTCTTAACGGTTCCGTCGTTGCTTGCAAGAGCCACAATACGACCTGTAATATGAAGTAAAGAGGTTTGGAAGATGGCAAAGCAACTCTGTCAGTGCAGTGTTTGAGATAAATGATTCTCTTAATTTGTAACTTTCTGTATACAATGATGAACTCGGATAATCCTGTGCTTTTTTGAAAAAGGCAAGGCAAACCAGTATTAAAATATGATCACTCTTCATAAATAACGAACCTGTGAATTTCATTTTGCCATTCAAATAGAGAACTAGGAGAGGATTGATTCATCTTGAATTCAGCGCTAAGGAAGCAAAACTGAACTGCTCTTCGATGAAAACAATTATTTAGATCCATTTCAATCAAGTGTATGCCAGATCTGATGCCTAAATAGCTTTGAAGTTCTCTGCCAAAAGGGGactggatgggggtggggggaggactcTGTCAGGAAAGTACCTGGCTGACATTTTGAATGATTCTGATAATATCTGCCTTGGTATTTTACTTGACCATCTCTGTGAGTGAATAACTAGTGATGTGGTGGTTCTCCATTTCTCTGCAAAGTTAGTTTCAGATAGCAATAATGAGGGCCTTCTGCTCAACTGCATGAGTTTTGAGCTATGAGTTCTGAAGGTTGCATCTGAACCCCCACATCCCTTTAACAGTTAAATGAAAGCACTAAATAAAGTCATCTTTGTATTTGAAATAAGTATAACCAGTATGCTGATTATATTTATCTCTATTTCTTTGTATCATCCAAATCAGAATGTACGGAATCACTGTTTGTGTAGATGCTGAACTATTTTCTGGAGTTGAAACAGGATGGATGAAGGCCAACAAAACGAAGCTAAACTCGGACAAGATGGAGGCACTCTTGGTAAATAGTTCTACTTCAACACATCCAGGGATCCAGGGGAATCCATCACCACCACAATCAATTTACTCTTCCTCTTAGGAAATTCTTTCTAACAATCAGAATCTGCTTTTCTGTAACCTGTTCTGCACTCAGGAGTAATAAAGAACAGGATTAGGCTGTCTTCCATGCATCAttctttcaggtacttgaagaatgctatcatattaTCTCTCAGTCTTGTCTTCTTAACACTATATATTCCCaattccttcaatctctcttcatatgACTAAGTTTCTAGTCCCTTGATTATTCTTGTTGCCCTTCTTTAAACCTTGTTTGAACCCTCCTTCAAATGTGATGCTCAGAACTTGACACAATTCTTGAATTGAAGCCTGGCCAAAGAGGAATAAAACAGAATCACACCCCTATGAATTACAAATTCTATTCTGCTGATGTAGCCTACAGTTGTATTTCTCTTATTTACAGACAGATCACATTGACTCATATCCATAGTCATATTTCCAAGCAATGGCTTCCATGGTCTGCTTCACAAGTATTTTGCCAAGCCAGGTATCCCAAATTCTATACCCATGTATCTGATTTATATTCCAATAGCACAATTTTGCACTTATCTATTGAATCCATCCCATTAttctcagcccatttctctaaacCTACAATGcagttttgaatttatttatatcttcTGGGGAATTAGGTATCAATTTTTATGCAAATTGGATAATCATTCCCTCCACCTATTCACTCAAGTGAACCAGGAAGGCCAAGATTGAAGCTTGTGATAGTCCATCATTACTGATTTTTGAGTCAGACATATATCCACTTAATTGTCGTGCTGTTCAGCCCATTCATACAGAGtttgcttgctaatcagaatattATGAAAGCTATTTTGTGGCAGAACTGTAACTTTGGAATGATGTACTGATAGTTGATGCCAATTCCATATTTTCTTCAATGCCAAATTTAAAAGGTCCTGTTTGTTCAGATACTTTACAAAATGTTAATGTTtggattaaaatttattttaaatcaatattGTGTTGTTTGTTTTGTAGGAAAGCCTTTTTGGTTTAGTGTTGTTGACATTGGCTCTTGGTATTTAAAATGTTACTTAAAAATAACTATATGCACATCATCTGGTAACCCAGATTATGCTCTtagtaaaatcaataaataaaatcatacatGCATAGATATTTCTATCAACCTGCAAGGACTGGAAAGACACAGGTTAATGGCTTTATTTTTCTCAGGAA contains:
- the VWC2L gene encoding von Willebrand factor C domain-containing protein 2-like, which codes for MALHIHEAYIFLLLIPSLVTPAAFNHEDYPADEGDQISNNDNNLIFDDYRGKGCVDDSGFVYKLGERFFPGHSNCPCVCTEDGPVCDQPECPKIHPKCTKVEHNGCCPECKEVKNFCEYHGKSYKILEEFKPSPCEWCRCEPSNEVHCVVADCAVPECVNPVYEPEQCCPVCKNGPNCFAGTTIIPAGIEVKVDECNICHCHHGDWWKPAQCSKRECQGKPMA